From a single Aestuariibius sp. HNIBRBA575 genomic region:
- a CDS encoding 4-(cytidine 5'-diphospho)-2-C-methyl-D-erythritol kinase, translating to MAMAAEVIRAFAPAKINLTVHITGKRDDGYHLLESLVVFARDVGDHMTFAPASDLSLTVTGPLGDGVPTDGQNLILKAAELLRNLRDVTRGAAITLDKHLPHGGGIGGGSSDAATTLKSLAQLWNVAPLTSAEALTLGADLPVCLCAPAPTLMSGIGEILQPAPALPNMWLVLVNPNIHIATGDIFDLLSEAFGTDNPPMDALPDPMDIDSYAIWQLEQRNDLTRPAAEIAPEIVRIMSEFWAIDDYVDCDMSGSGSTCWGLFETQQDAENAAKTLRQEFPDYWIKTTAIS from the coding sequence ATGGCAATGGCGGCTGAGGTGATCCGGGCCTTTGCCCCCGCCAAAATCAATCTGACGGTTCACATCACTGGAAAACGTGACGACGGATATCATTTGCTTGAATCGCTGGTCGTGTTTGCCCGTGATGTCGGGGATCATATGACGTTTGCGCCCGCATCCGACCTGTCTCTGACCGTCACTGGTCCCTTGGGGGATGGTGTGCCAACGGATGGTCAAAACCTGATCCTAAAGGCCGCAGAATTGCTGCGAAACCTGCGTGATGTCACAAGGGGCGCGGCGATCACACTCGACAAACATCTGCCACATGGCGGGGGCATTGGCGGCGGGTCCTCAGATGCGGCCACAACGCTTAAGTCACTGGCGCAGCTATGGAATGTTGCGCCACTAACCAGCGCAGAGGCGCTAACGTTAGGCGCGGATTTACCGGTCTGCCTCTGCGCCCCTGCCCCTACATTGATGTCGGGCATCGGCGAGATCCTTCAACCTGCGCCGGCATTGCCGAACATGTGGTTGGTGCTGGTCAATCCAAACATCCACATCGCAACTGGTGACATATTTGACCTGTTATCAGAGGCCTTTGGCACTGATAATCCGCCCATGGATGCCCTGCCCGATCCTATGGATATCGACTCTTATGCCATTTGGCAGCTGGAACAACGCAACGACCTGACCCGCCCCGCAGCGGAAATCGCCCCGGAAATCGTGCGGATCATGTCTGAATTCTGGGCGATCGACGATTACGTGGATTGCGACATGTCCGGGTCAGGCAGCACCTGTTGGGGCCTGTTTGAAACCCAGCAAGATGCGGAAAACGCAGCGAAAACGCTGCGTCAGGAATTTCCGGACTATTGGATCAAAACAACCGCAATCAGCTGA
- a CDS encoding polyprenyl synthetase family protein: MSLDVAATKPHEKLAEVLAGEMAEVNTLIRARMASEHAPRIPEVTAHLVEAGGKRLRPMLTLAAANMCGYDGPYHVHLAATVEFIHTATLLHDDVVDESAQRRGRPTANLLWDNTSSVLVGDYLFARSFQLMVETGNMRVLDILANASATIAEGEVLQLTAAQDLGTSEEIYLKVVRGKTAALFSAAMEVGGVIAAADETLVKALFDYGDALGVSFQIVDDLLDYWGSDATGKNIGDDFRERKLTLPVIKAVARANEEERAFWVRTIQKGKQEDGDLQTALDLLAKHGAMEETRVEAVAWADQAKAALAPLPDHDIKQMLIDLADYVVARVS; the protein is encoded by the coding sequence AAAAACTGGCCGAGGTTTTGGCCGGTGAAATGGCTGAGGTAAACACGCTCATTCGGGCGCGTATGGCGTCTGAACATGCGCCTCGGATCCCAGAGGTGACGGCGCATTTGGTTGAGGCAGGCGGTAAACGTTTGCGTCCAATGCTGACCCTGGCGGCGGCGAATATGTGTGGCTATGACGGCCCCTATCATGTGCATCTGGCCGCCACGGTGGAATTCATTCACACGGCGACCTTGCTGCATGATGATGTGGTCGATGAAAGCGCCCAGCGGCGTGGGCGTCCGACGGCTAACCTGTTGTGGGATAACACATCTTCTGTTTTGGTTGGCGATTATCTGTTTGCGCGGTCGTTCCAGTTGATGGTCGAAACCGGCAATATGCGGGTGCTGGATATTCTGGCAAATGCCTCTGCCACCATCGCCGAAGGCGAAGTGTTGCAGCTGACGGCGGCGCAGGATTTGGGCACCTCCGAAGAGATCTATCTAAAGGTTGTGCGCGGCAAAACAGCGGCGCTGTTTTCTGCTGCAATGGAGGTCGGCGGAGTGATCGCCGCGGCCGATGAAACGCTGGTCAAAGCTCTGTTTGATTATGGGGATGCGTTGGGCGTGTCGTTCCAGATTGTGGACGATTTGCTGGATTATTGGGGCTCAGACGCGACTGGTAAAAATATCGGCGATGATTTTCGCGAACGCAAACTGACCTTGCCCGTGATCAAAGCGGTGGCCCGCGCGAACGAAGAAGAGCGCGCATTTTGGGTGCGCACCATTCAAAAAGGCAAACAAGAAGACGGCGATTTACAAACGGCGCTGGACCTGCTGGCCAAACACGGCGCCATGGAAGAAACCCGCGTTGAAGCCGTTGCTTGGGCTGATCAGGCCAAGGCAGCGCTGGCGCCATTGCCCGATCACGACATCAAACAGATGCTGATTGATCTGGCCGATTACGTGGTGGCCCGCGTCAGCTGA